The Papaver somniferum cultivar HN1 chromosome 3, ASM357369v1, whole genome shotgun sequence genome includes a region encoding these proteins:
- the LOC113355240 gene encoding indole-3-acetaldehyde oxidase-like — MDNTDKLVFAFNGERIELSHANDHSTTLLEFIRTQTDFTGTKLSCGEGGCGACVVLLSKYDPVREKVEDFTVSSCLTLLSSINGCSITTTEGLGNIKDGFHTIHKRMSGFHASQCGFCTPGMCMSLFSALVNAEKTQAPNLRPGFSKLTESEAEKAISGNLCRCTGYRPIADACKSFAADVDMEDLGLNSFWKKGESESEKIGKLPSYDPGNEISTFPEFLKSEIKSKILRDLKGQCWYNPVSIEELEHLMESVESENGTGFKLVVGNTSTGYYKEVDHYNNYINLRYIPELLMILSDKAGIEIGAAVTISGAIQALEEGAKNGPSSTGNLVFSKIADHMKKVASEFVRNSASLGGNLVMAQRRQFPSDIATILLGAGSSLIILSDSKRMKVTLEAFLSSPPSNTKTVILSIRIPSWAPMNSFCSQSGSRLMFETYRAAPRPLGNALAYLNAAFLAEVSLSKISGCSVLERLQLAFGAYGTKHAIRARKVEEFLIGKSLSKGVLFDAINILRATIIPDEGTSSPAYRSSLAVSFLFDFLHPLTEVSTAIRNDGLTRCTDSSVVTATKCNNSFDQGSHVKKGCFLSSGKQVIEVSSEFDPVGQPTKKVGAENQASGEAVFVDDIPSPKDCLHGAMICSKMALARIKNVELKSLPSPDGVVKVISLGDVPKGGENIGGNNIFGTEPLFADGLAEFAGQILGFVVADTQKHADVAADGAVVEYDAKNLEPPILSVEDAVARSSFFEVPPSFAPKQVGDFSKGMSDADHRIISAEIKLGSQYFFYMETQTALAVPDEDNCMVVYSSTQDPENTQIVIAKCLGLPEHNVRVITRRVGGGFGGKNVKSMPVAAACALAAHKLRRPVRAYLNRKIDMLMAGGRHPMKINYSVGFKSDGKITALHLDILINAGVFRDYSPIIPSYMVDSLKKYDWGALSFDIKICKTNLSSKTIMRAPGEVQASFICEAVVEHVASFLSLEVDAVRTRNIHTYESLMLFYQDTPGEPHEYTMPSILDRLAISSRFHQRVEEVRQFNIRNKWIKRGISRVPIFHVAKVRAAPGRVSILNDGSVVVEVGGIELGQGLWTKVKQMAAFGLSPILGDGSKDLLEQVRVIQTDTLSMVQGGFTAGSTTSESSCEAVRLCCAALVERLNALKERLPQKTGPVSWDTLIVQAHLQSVNLSASTYYVPDLGSVRYLNYGAAVSEVEIDLLTGATSILQTDLIYDCGQSLNPAVDLGQIEGSFVQGVGFFMTEEYLTNSEGLVVSDGTWNYKIPTIDTIPGQFNVEILNSRPHKKRVLSSKASGEPPLLMAASVHCATRDAIKEARKQVLSWSGSESGSEASAYNSIFQMEVPATMPVVKELCGLDNVERYLKSSVASRC, encoded by the exons ATGGATAATACTGATAAATTGGTTTTCGCCTTTAATGGTGAGAGAATTGAGTTATCGCATGCCAATGATCATTCCACTACTCTGCTTGAATTCATACGTACACAGACTGATTTCACTGGAACTAAGCTTAGCTGTGGAGAGG GTGGTTGCGGAGCTTGCGTTGTTCTTTTGTCCAAGTATGATCCTGTACGTGAAAAGGTTGAGGATTTCACAGTGAGTTCATGCTTGACACTTCTTTCTAGCATAAATGGGTGTTCAATCACGACGACTGAAGGCCTCGGAAACATTAAAGATGGGTTCCACACCATCCACAAAAGAATGTCTGGTTTCCATGCTTCTCAGTGTGGGTTTTGTACTCCGGGCATGTGTATGTCTCTCTTCTCAGCTCTTGTTAACGCTGAAAAAACACAAGCGCCAAATCTTCGTCCTGGATTTTCAAAGCTTACAGAGTCAGAAGCTGAGAAGGCTATTTCAGGTAACCTTTGTCGGTGCACAGGTTATCGTCCAATAGCTGATGCCTGCAAAAGTTTTGCTGCTGATGTTGACATGGAAGATCTGGGTTTGAATTCCTTTTGGAAGAAGGGAGAGAGTGAAAGTGAAAAAATTGGTAAACTACCCTCATATGACCCTGGCAATGAGATTTCTACCTTCCCCGAGTTCTTAAAGAGTGAAATTAAATCCAAAATCCTCCGGGATTTAAAGGGGCAATGTTGGTACAATCCTGTTAGTATCGAGGAACTTGAGCATTTAATGGAATCCGTAGAATCTGAAAATGGCACTGGTTTTAAGCTAGTTGTTGGTAATACGAGTACAGGCTACTACAAGGAGGTTGATCACTACAACAATTACATTAACCTTAGATATATTCCTGAACTCTTAATGATCTTAAGTGATAAAGCTGGTATTGAAATTGGAGCAGCTGTGACGATCTCTGGTGCTATCCAAGCTTTGGAAGAAGGAGCAAAAAATGGCCCTAGCTCAACAGGCAATCTTGTATTCAGCAAAATTGCTGACCATATGAAGAAAGTTGCGTCAGAGTTCGTGCGCAATTCTGCGAGTTTGGGGGGGAATTTGGTCATGGCACAAAGGAGACAGTTTCCCTCAGATATTGCAACTATACTTCTTGGAGCAGGTTCATCCCTTATCATACTTAGTGACTCCAAAAGAATGAAAGTTACACTAGAGGCATTCTTAAGTAGTCCACCTAGTAATACTAAGACTGTCATATTAAGTATCAGAATTCCAAGTTGGGCCCCAATGAACAGTTTTTGTTCTCAGAGTGGATCCAGATTGATGTTTGAGACTTATCGAGCTGCACCACGACCCCTTGGGAATGCCTTGGCATACCTTAATGCTGCTTTCTTGGCCGAGGTTTCGCTTTCTAAAATATCTGGTTGTAGTGTCCTAGAAAGACTTCAGTTGGCTTTTGGTGCTTATGGGACAAAGCATGCAATAAGAGCAAGAAAGGTTGAAGAATTTTTAATCGGTAAATCCCTCAGTAAAGGTGTTCTGTTTGATGCCATAAATATTCTCAGAGCAACAATAATACCTGATGAGGGCACTTCAAGTCCTGCTTACCGATCAAGCTTGGCTGTCAGttttctctttgattttcttcaccctcTTACTGAAGTTAGTACTGCGATTCGGAATGATGGCTTGACGAGATGTACTGATTCTTCAGTGGTTACTGCTACCAAATGCAACAATAGTTTTGATCAGGGGTCACATGTCAAAAAGGGGTGTTTCCTCTCTTCTGGGAAGCAAGTCATAGAAGTCAGTAGTGAGTTTGATCCAGTTGGCCAGCCTACTAAAAAAGTTGGAGCCGAGAATCAAGCTTCTG GTGAGGCTGTGTTTGTGGATGACATTCCTTCTCCCAAGGATTGCCTTCATGGAGCAATGATATGTAGCAAAATGGCCTTGGCACGGATTAAGAATGTAGAGCTTAAGTCACTGCCTTCCCCGGATGGGGTTGTTAAGGTTATTTCTCTTGGAGACGTCCCTAAAGGAGGAGAAAACATAGGAGGTAATAATATCTTTGGTACGGAGCCCCTATTTGCTGATGGACTTGCTGAATTCGCAGGCCAGATACTTGGCTTTGTG GTTGCAGATACACAGAAACATGCAGATGTGGCAGCAGATGGCGCAGTGGTAGAGTACGACGCTAAAAATCTAGAACCACCCATTTTATCAGTAGAAGATGCTGTTGCTAGATCCAGCTTCTTTGAGGTACCACCTTCCTTTGCCCCGAAGCAGGTAGGAGATTTCTCAAAAGGAATGAGCGATGCAGATCACCGAATTATCTCAGCAGAG ATCAAACTTGGATCTCAGTACTTCTTCTATATGGAGACACAAACCGCTCTTGCGGTACCAGATGAAGATAACTGCATGGTTGTTTACAGCTCCACTCAGGACCCAGAGAACACACAGATTGTAATTGCTAAATGCCTAGGTCTTCCCGAGCATAACGTCCGTGTGATAACGAGAAGAGTTGGAGGCGGGTTCGGTGGAAAGAATGTGAAATCGATGCCT GTTGCAGCAGCATGTGCACTTGCTGCTCACAAACTACGCCGTCCTGTCCGAGCTTACCTCAATCGCAAGATCGACATGTTAATGGCAGGAGGAAGACACCCAATGAAAATCAATTATAGTGTGGGCTTCAAATCTGATGGAAAGATCACTGCCCTACATCTTGATATACTAATCAATGCAGGAGTATTTCGAGATTATAGCCCAATCATCCCAAGTTATATGGTGGATTCACTGAAGAAGTATGACTGGGGAGCTCTATCTTTCGATATAAAGATCTGTAAGACAAATCTTTCTAGTAAGACGATCATGAGAGCACCGGGAGAGGTGCAGGCATCCTTTATTTGCGAGGCTGTGGTTGAGCATGTAGCATCTTTTCTTTCCTTGGAAGTCGATGCTGTCAGAACAAGAAATATACATACATACGAGAGCCTCATGTTATTTTATCAGGATACCCCGGGTGAACCTCATGAGTATACTATGCCCTCGATTTTAGATAGGTTAGCTATATCTTCAAGATTCCACCAAAGGGTAGAAGAAGTAAGACAGTTTAACATCCGTAACAAGTGGATAAAAAGAGGAATCTCCCGGGTGCCCATATTTCATGTGGCGAAGGTGAGAGCAGCCCCAGGTAGAGTGAGCATTCTCAATGATGGATCGGTGGTGGTTGAAGTTGGAGGTATTGAGCTAGGTCAAGGACTTTGGACAAAGGTGAAACAGATGGCAGCATTTGGTCTGAGTCCCATACTGGGTGATGGAAGTAAGGATCTATTGGAGCAGGTTCGGGTCATTCAGACTGATACCTTGAGCATGGTACAAGGAGGGTTTACTGCTGGGAGCACTACCTCAGAGTCTAGTTGTGAAGCAGTTCGCCTTTGCTGTGCTGCCTTGGTTGAAAGACTAAACGCACTCAAGGAAAGGTTACCACAGAAAACGGGTCCAGTTTCATGGGACACTTTAATAGTCCAG GCACATCTCCAATCTGTCAACTTATCTGCAAGTACTTACTATGTTCCTGATTTAGGTTCAGTGCGTTATCTGAACTATGGTGCCGCAGTGAGTGAG GTGGAGATTGATCTTCTCACAGGAGCAACCAGTATCTTGCAAACAGATCTCATCTATGATTGTGGCCAGAGCTTAAACCCTGCTGTTGATTTGGGACAG ATTGAGGGCTCTTTTGTTCAAGGAGTCGGGTTTTTTATGACGGAGGAGTACCTGACAAACTCTGAAGGATTGGTGGTGTCTGATGGAACATGGAACTACAAGATCCCAACTATTGACACTATCCCAGGACAGTTCAATGTTGAGATATTGAACAGTCGGCCTCATAAGAAACGTGTTCTGTCCTCTAAAG CTTCTGGGGAGCCACCTTTGCTCATGGCTGCTTCAGTTCACTGTGCAACGAGAGACGCCATTAAAGAAGCAAGAAAACAGGTTCTCTCTTGGAGTGGGTCAGAATCAGGATCAGAAGCATCAGCTTATAATTCGATATTTCAAATGGAAGTCCCAGCAACCATGCCTGTAGTGAAGGAGCTATGTGGACTGGATAATGTTGAGAGGTACTTAAAAAGCTCGGTGGCTTCTCGCTGTTGA
- the LOC113358966 gene encoding uncharacterized protein LOC113358966, whose translation MEESSNSRSESEISKKFNSDDSYVPLNFSPSIFITDEVIDESVNEWRFSLIGRLYFVKLKISVAEASLRKQWSLTGKCQFIPIGKDFFIIKLENQVDMKYVYEGFWEVESQYLKLIFWERDLKPEQQKSSSAFVFLLFPGLSIEHWKEDILMSMGREIGRPIRVDPTTLKQEIGYYASILVEIDLSNEIPNKLVVESKYCKFEQDIRTSKLPKFCSKCKIVGHLVTECRVARK comes from the coding sequence ATGGAGGAATCTTCAAATTCTCGATCAGAATCTGAGATTTCAAAAAAGTTTAATTCAGATGATTCTTATGTTCCTCTAAATTTTAGTCCCTCAATCTTCATAACTGATGAGGTTATAGATGAGAGTGTTAATGAATGGAGGTTTAGTTTGATCGGTAGATTGTATTTCGTGAAATTGAAAATTTCAGTTGCAGAAGCAAGTTTAAGGAAACAATGGAGTCTCACAGGTAAATGTCAGTTTATTCCTATCGGCAAAGATTTCTTTATCATTAAACTAGAGAatcaggttgatatgaaataTGTATATGAAGGATTCTGGGAAGTTGAATCTCAATACCTGAAACTCATATTCTGGGAGAGAGATCTCAAACCAGAACAACAAAAATCTTCAAgtgcttttgtttttttgttatttCCTGGTCTTAGTATTGAGcattggaaagaagatattcttatgtcCATGGGTAGGGAAATTGGTAGACCAATTAGAGTAGATCCTACAACTTTAAAACAAGAAATTGGTTACTATGCAAGTATTTTAGTGGAAATTGATCTATCAAATGAAATTCCTAACAAGCTAGTGGTTGAATCAAAGTACTGTAAATTTGAGCAAGATATTAGAACTTCCAAACTTCCTAAGTTCTGTAGTAAATGTAAGATTGTGGGGCATTTGGTCACTGAGTGCAGAGTGGCAAGGAAATAA